The following are encoded together in the Pectobacterium wasabiae CFBP 3304 genome:
- a CDS encoding LysE family translocator yields the protein MNLMPFLLFAFVASITPGPTNILILTNSQRYGVRNTLPAVVGACVAASAIVLISGAGAGEMLRQYPVIRQVMSWAGVLWLSWMSWQLFRAPAANLSGESHNRFTARAAALLQVINPKTWMMALAVVSLFAPAGDRVLRDVSIMALWFLIISIACLVCWAWLGRAVNRVFRTTVAMVRFQRLMALCLFVSAWVGMLA from the coding sequence GTGAATTTGATGCCGTTTCTGCTATTTGCGTTTGTCGCCTCGATAACGCCGGGACCAACTAATATCCTGATTCTAACCAACAGCCAGCGCTATGGTGTGAGAAACACGCTACCCGCGGTGGTCGGTGCCTGTGTGGCAGCAAGCGCTATTGTACTGATTTCAGGTGCTGGCGCGGGGGAGATGCTGCGTCAGTATCCAGTCATACGTCAGGTGATGAGCTGGGCGGGTGTGCTGTGGTTAAGCTGGATGAGCTGGCAGCTATTCAGGGCGCCAGCAGCTAATCTCTCTGGCGAATCGCACAACCGTTTTACGGCGCGCGCTGCGGCATTGTTACAGGTGATTAACCCGAAAACGTGGATGATGGCATTGGCCGTCGTCAGCCTGTTCGCCCCTGCGGGGGATCGCGTGTTGCGGGATGTATCGATAATGGCTCTGTGGTTCTTGATTATCTCTATCGCGTGTTTGGTGTGCTGGGCATGGCTGGGGAGGGCCGTGAACAGGGTGTTTCGCACCACCGTTGCAATGGTGCGCTTTCAGCGCCTGATGGCGCTGTGTCTGTTCGTTTCAGCCTGGGTAGGAATGCTCGCTTAG